The DNA window TCACGAACGGGTTGCGGGTGGTCTTCAGCACCCACCGCTTCAGATTTATCCACGTGTCCCGGAGGAAGCCGTTTCCGGTCGCTTTCCGCCGCGTCCCCGCGTCGGCGCTCATTCGACCACCTCCGCCACCGCGGCGTCCTCCTCGCCGTCGTCCGCCTCGTCGAGGCCTTCGCCGGTGATTTCGAGGAACACGTCGTCCAGCGTCGGGTCGCGGACGTTGAATCCGACGACGGTGAACCCCGCTTCGCTCAACGCGACGAGGAGGTCGGTCCCGCGGCGTCGGGCCTCCGCCGACCGGACGGTGATTCCTTCCTCGGTGGTTTCGACGGGCGCGTCGTCGAATATCTCCGACTCGACCGCCACCTCGCGGGCGCGTTCGAGGGTGTCGGCGTCGGGATCCTCGAACTCGATTTCGAGCACCGCGCCGCCGACGCGGGACTTGAGTTCGGCGGGCGACCCCGAGGCGACGATGGTCCCGCCCCGGATGACGCTGATTCGCTCGCACAGTTGGTCGGCCTCTTCGAGGTACTGGGTCGTGAGGAAGACGGTCGTCCCGCGGTCGTTTATCCGGCGGAAGTAGTCCCACAGGCGGTTGCGCGCCTTCGGGTCCAGTCCCGTCGTCGGTTCGTCCAAGAAGACGATGGGCGGTTCGTGGACGAGTGCGGTGGCGACGTCGAGACGCTTCTTCATCCCGCCGGAGAAGTCCTTCGCGCGCTTGTCCGCCACGTCCGCGAGGTCGACGAGTTCGAGCAGGTCGTCGATTCGGTCGCCGCGGTCGTTCGGCGAGACGCCGTACGCCTCGCAGGCGAAGCGGATGTTCTCCCGCGGCGTCAGTTCGGGGTCGATGCTCGTCTCTTGGGCCATGTAGCCGATGGACTCCCGCACCGCGCGCGACTCCGTCTCGACGTCGTACCCGTTGACGGTGACGCTCCCGCCCGTCGGTTTCAGGAGCGTCGACAGCACCTTGATGGTCGTCGTCTTCCCGGCCCCGTTCGCGCCGAGGAAGCCGAAGAACTCCCCCTCCGGGATTTCGAGCGTCACGTCCCGAACGGCCTCCGTCCCGTCTGCGTACGTCAACTGGACGTGTTGCGCGTCGATTGCGTTCACGGGTTCGAAGAGGAAGTGACAACGCATATACCTTATTTCGACGTGGCGGCGACTCGGCCCGGACTCGACGAGTACCGTCGCTCGCGTCTCAGCGTCGAGATTCTCGGGGGGCGACCGACCCGGTCACTCGCGGAGTTTCCGTCCGGTCCCGTCTATCGCCAGCGTGAGGACGAAAAACAGAACGCGACGACGAGGGGATTTTGCCACGACTCGATGCCCCGGACGTACTGCCACCGGAACAGGACGAGAAAGACGAGGAGGGCCTGTCCGACCCGCACTTTCGCGGAACGGCCGTCGGTTCCCTGCGCGGTTGGGGACTTCGGGCGTATCGAGTCCCCGGTTCGGTCGGCGGAGCGGTCAGACCGGTTCGAACCGGTAGCCGTCCCACTCCTGACTCTCCGCCTCGCGGATGCCCGCCTCGGGGTCGCGGAGTTCCTCGCAGTAGACGGGGCGGACCTCGTCTCCGATTTCGACCGCGCCTTCGTCGGCGGCGTTCGCGACGGTGAGTTGGCCGATGGCGCGGACGGGTTCGCCCTCGACGTCGAACTCCACGACGGCGAGCGAGTTCGGTTCGCGGACGCCCGGCGGCGTCGCCGTCGAGGTGGTCCACGTGACTATCTCGGCGGTGTACTCGCTCAGGTCGACGGTTCCGACGGGTTCCTCGCCGTCGGGGCCGACCGGGTGGCCGGGGTAGGTGATGCTGCCGTCGGGGTAGCGGTACGCCTCCATCGGGGGAGTCTCGTCGCTCATCGTCGTGCCTCCATGATGGTCGTGGTGACGCAGTTACCGAATCCGCCGACGTTGCAGGCCAGACCGACGTCCGCCTCGACCTGTCTGTCGCCCGCCTCGCCGACCAGTTGCTTGTAAATCTCGTACGCCTGTGCGACGCCCGAGGCGCCGAGGGGGTGACCCTTCGACTTCAGGCCGCCGGAGGTGTTGATGGGCAACTCGCCGTCGCGGTCGGTGACGCCCTCCTCGACGGCCTTCCAACCCTCGCCCTTCTCGAAGAAGCCGAGGTCCTCGGATTGGAGGAACTCGAGGATGGTGAACATGTCGTGCAGTTCCGCCACGTCCACGTCCTCGGGGCCGATGTCGGCCATCTCGTAGGCGATTTCCGAGGAGTTGACGACGCCGCCCATCGTCGTCGGGTCGGCGCGTTCGTGGACGACGTGGGTGTCCGTCGCGCCGCCGATGCCGGAGATGACGGCGTAGTCGTCGGTGTACTCGCGGGCGACGGACTCGGGGCAGAACATGAGGGCCGCCGACCCGTCGGTGATGGGGCAGAAGTCGTAGAGGCGGAGGGGGTCCGCCACGACGGGCGACTCCAGCACCGTCTCTAAATCGACTTCCTTCCGGAACTGCGCGTGGGGGTTGTCCACGCCGTTCTCGTGGTTCTTGACGGCCACCTTCGCGAGGGCTTCCCGCGGCGCGTCGTACGTGTCGAGGTAGAGGCGCGCGGTCATACCCGCGAAGGAGGGCAGGGTGACGCCGTGTTTGTACTCGACGGGGTGGGTGATGGAGGCGATGACGTCCGTCGCCTCCGCCGTCGAACAGTGGGTCATCTTCTCGCCGCCGACGAGCATCGTCATCTCCGAGGCTCCGGAGGCGACGGACTGCCACGCCGCGTAGACGCCCGCCCCGCCCGAGGAGGACGTCTGGTCGATGCGGGCGGTGTAGGCGGGGACCGCCGCCAAGTCCTGCGCGAGGGCGTTCGGGACGCCCGTCTGTCCTTCGAACTCTCCGCTCGCCATGTTGGAGACGTAGAGGTGTTCTACCTCGTCCGGCGCGACGCCCGCGTCGTCGAGACAGGCTTGTCCGGCCTCCGCGAGTAACTCGCGTATCCACGCGTCGCGTTGCCCGAACTGGGTCATCGACGCGCCGATGACTGCTACGCGTTCCATACTCGGAAACTACCGGCCACCCGTTTACCGATTTCCCTTCCAATCGCGTGTCGAATTCTTTAACAAAACAGCGTTCCGACGGCCCGGTATGAACACCGAGTCCGTCGCCTCGGCCGTCGGCGCCGTCGCCTGCCTCCTTCTGGCCGCCCTCGTGTTCGCTCCGGCGCTTCTCGTCACGCAGTCGGGCGTCGGCGTGGCCGCCTACTACGCCGCCGGCCCGGTGGGTATCTCCGTCGTCGGTTTCCTCGGGTTGCTCGGCGTCGTCGTCTTCCTCGCCGGCAGAGGGGGCCGAACCGACCCCGTCACCGTCGCCGGACTCGTCGTCGTCGTCGGCCTCGCCATGCTCGGATTCGCCCTGCTTTGGGCGGTGTCGATAGACTCGACCCTCGTGTTCAGTTTCCCCCCGGAGTACGCGTGGATAGAGAACCACCGCTGGGCCGTCGTCGCCGTCGCCGCCGTCGTCGCCGTTTCCGCCGCCGCGTACGCGCGCGGGACCCTCAAGTGACGCACCGACGGCCGCGCTCTCCCGTCTGCCCGCCGTCCGCCGATTGGACCGACCCCGAGTCGAAAGCCCCTTATGTGCCGACCGGGTAGGTGAGAATGGACTAGGTCGGGCAGCCAGGCCCTGCCCACTTCCCGCAATTTCGGCCTTCAGCGGGGACCGAAACCGGGGGCGTCCGGTCAGACCGGCGCGGGCCCCGGGAGCCAACTTAGAAGCCTCGTCCCTCGGGGACAGCGGACCGCGGAAACCGACCGCAGGGTCGGTTGTACGCGGTTTACCGGTGATACCCCGCCAGGCGCGGAAGCGAGCAACGGACCGCCGGACGTGCGTCGCTCGAGGGATCGCGGGGTGGAGGAGGCAACCGGGACTACCCGTGCCGGAACGCCGGGCAAACCCGTCGTCCGCCACTCATACCTCATCGACACTACCGCCCCGAGCGACGGGTCTCTCGCGACGAAACACCGCGTACACTTCCCGTATGGTGTGATTTATACCGGAC is part of the Halopelagius longus genome and encodes:
- a CDS encoding ABC transporter ATP-binding protein, yielding MNAIDAQHVQLTYADGTEAVRDVTLEIPEGEFFGFLGANGAGKTTTIKVLSTLLKPTGGSVTVNGYDVETESRAVRESIGYMAQETSIDPELTPRENIRFACEAYGVSPNDRGDRIDDLLELVDLADVADKRAKDFSGGMKKRLDVATALVHEPPIVFLDEPTTGLDPKARNRLWDYFRRINDRGTTVFLTTQYLEEADQLCERISVIRGGTIVASGSPAELKSRVGGAVLEIEFEDPDADTLERAREVAVESEIFDDAPVETTEEGITVRSAEARRRGTDLLVALSEAGFTVVGFNVRDPTLDDVFLEITGEGLDEADDGEEDAAVAEVVE
- a CDS encoding OB-fold domain-containing protein encodes the protein MSDETPPMEAYRYPDGSITYPGHPVGPDGEEPVGTVDLSEYTAEIVTWTTSTATPPGVREPNSLAVVEFDVEGEPVRAIGQLTVANAADEGAVEIGDEVRPVYCEELRDPEAGIREAESQEWDGYRFEPV
- a CDS encoding thiolase family protein, producing the protein MERVAVIGASMTQFGQRDAWIRELLAEAGQACLDDAGVAPDEVEHLYVSNMASGEFEGQTGVPNALAQDLAAVPAYTARIDQTSSSGGAGVYAAWQSVASGASEMTMLVGGEKMTHCSTAEATDVIASITHPVEYKHGVTLPSFAGMTARLYLDTYDAPREALAKVAVKNHENGVDNPHAQFRKEVDLETVLESPVVADPLRLYDFCPITDGSAALMFCPESVAREYTDDYAVISGIGGATDTHVVHERADPTTMGGVVNSSEIAYEMADIGPEDVDVAELHDMFTILEFLQSEDLGFFEKGEGWKAVEEGVTDRDGELPINTSGGLKSKGHPLGASGVAQAYEIYKQLVGEAGDRQVEADVGLACNVGGFGNCVTTTIMEARR
- a CDS encoding DUF7548 family protein, producing MNTESVASAVGAVACLLLAALVFAPALLVTQSGVGVAAYYAAGPVGISVVGFLGLLGVVVFLAGRGGRTDPVTVAGLVVVVGLAMLGFALLWAVSIDSTLVFSFPPEYAWIENHRWAVVAVAAVVAVSAAAYARGTLK